One window from the genome of Spirochaetota bacterium encodes:
- the fliE gene encoding flagellar hook-basal body complex protein FliE, protein MIQENNGITKSNIFVMKTSHPLHYSDKPQKQQDDDVASSFMDALKNALGKVNDLQVDAEDLTQQMIYEPESVDIHTVMIAQQKAEIALSLTKAIRDEAIRAYRELINLR, encoded by the coding sequence ATGATTCAGGAAAATAATGGAATAACAAAATCAAATATCTTTGTGATGAAGACATCGCATCCTTTGCATTACAGCGATAAGCCGCAAAAACAGCAGGATGATGATGTTGCCAGTTCATTTATGGATGCACTGAAAAACGCTTTAGGGAAGGTTAATGACCTTCAGGTGGATGCTGAAGATCTAACACAGCAGATGATATATGAACCTGAATCGGTGGATATTCACACGGTGATGATTGCACAGCAAAAAGCCGAGATTGCGTTAAGCTTAACAAAAGCAATTCGTGATGAGGCAATCAGGGCATATCGTGAACTTATTAATCTCAGGTAA
- a CDS encoding MarR family transcriptional regulator, which translates to MEQRLYYSITKTQNSLHQYVKHILQKKGLKASPAQLAIMFLLQEKNNVSMSYISNVLELDNSAITRSIDRLEKFGFVNRVINNNDRREFSIEITELGLSEIQKAQKVIKEINNFIESKIKKERLVAFKEILDELNGILREELQK; encoded by the coding sequence ATGGAACAACGATTATATTATAGTATAACCAAAACACAAAATAGCCTTCATCAGTATGTAAAACACATATTACAAAAAAAAGGGCTGAAGGCATCACCTGCTCAATTAGCTATAATGTTTTTATTACAGGAAAAAAATAATGTATCAATGAGTTATATAAGCAATGTGCTTGAACTAGATAATTCAGCTATTACAAGAAGTATAGACAGGCTGGAAAAATTTGGTTTTGTTAACAGAGTCATTAACAATAATGACCGAAGAGAATTTTCAATAGAAATTACGGAATTAGGATTGTCTGAAATACAGAAAGCACAAAAAGTTATCAAAGAAATTAATAATTTTATAGAAAGTAAAATAAAGAAAGAACGTCTTGTTGCATTTAAAGAAATTTTGGATGAACTAAATGGCATATTGCGTGAAGAATTACAGAAATGA
- a CDS encoding 7TM diverse intracellular signaling domain-containing protein, protein MNCIHLNKVIKITVCHIVPYKAFIYAIVVMILLSALQAFAGTVVLDDTNDTYDTTPYISILEDTTSQLSAEDIIKHGFLTKFKDNTRKGINEGYSDSSWWFYFSVHNRSSHTHWLVDLSFPTMDYFEFYHVNEKGITCIAKEGDIFPFYHRKIALNNFILPLTLDYNEKAHYLIRVKTTSEVIIPLKIRTYSSLLENSIKEYGGLWFYFGIMIAMFLYNLFLLITLRDISYLYYILYVLFSALSNISFNGLAYQFFWPNSPWFHNVSIVFLGNLAVISFMLFTRNFLMTRNFLQWYDTLIQIFIALIVPVIIAIPLAPLSFSIICLNTVVIAATLLAFIACLIAIKNQYRPAYFYLASMVAVFFGVSLISLRNFGILPDVFITRYGFHLGTSIDVILLSIALGYRYNLIKDENEKLVILKNEIEIAQTIYNSIVQTQIPQLPDVSIEAVILPAEVIGGDIAEIQQIDEHKVGILIADISGHGIPASIGAAMVKMACGSANQYAALPDKFLLAIEEALCSRIGNQFITAAYAVIDTKEMILKTSNAGHYATILCKGNDSILQLRPKGGAIGFYQNPFFSVEEEKISKGDRIILFTDGIIESRNAKGELFGEERLLEVVRESKKKNILALKNEIVTAAYKWIYPKKKFEDDFTLIIVDIL, encoded by the coding sequence ATGAATTGTATTCATCTTAATAAAGTAATAAAAATTACTGTTTGCCATATAGTGCCGTATAAAGCCTTTATATATGCTATCGTAGTAATGATACTGTTATCAGCGTTACAGGCTTTTGCGGGCACGGTAGTACTTGATGATACCAACGATACCTATGATACCACTCCATATATTAGTATTTTGGAAGATACAACCTCACAGCTTTCTGCAGAGGATATAATAAAGCATGGTTTTCTAACAAAATTTAAAGATAATACAAGAAAAGGCATTAATGAAGGTTATTCAGATTCTTCATGGTGGTTTTATTTTTCTGTACATAACAGGTCATCGCATACACATTGGTTAGTGGATTTGTCATTCCCAACAATGGATTATTTTGAATTTTACCATGTAAATGAAAAAGGCATCACTTGTATTGCAAAAGAAGGTGATATTTTCCCATTTTATCACAGAAAAATTGCACTCAATAATTTTATACTTCCCCTGACATTGGATTATAATGAAAAAGCTCACTATCTTATACGTGTTAAGACAACAAGCGAAGTTATCATCCCTTTAAAAATACGGACATATTCATCACTATTGGAAAATAGCATAAAAGAATATGGTGGGCTGTGGTTTTATTTTGGCATAATGATAGCAATGTTTTTGTACAATTTATTTTTATTAATAACCTTACGAGACATTAGCTATCTTTATTATATACTATATGTATTATTTTCAGCTTTAAGCAATATCAGTTTTAATGGATTAGCATATCAATTTTTCTGGCCCAACTCCCCATGGTTTCATAATGTTTCAATAGTATTCTTAGGAAATCTTGCTGTTATTTCTTTTATGCTATTTACACGTAATTTCTTGATGACCCGTAATTTTTTACAGTGGTATGACACTCTTATACAAATATTTATTGCATTAATTGTCCCTGTAATAATTGCAATACCACTTGCACCTCTTTCGTTTTCAATTATTTGCCTCAATACTGTAGTAATTGCTGCAACTTTACTTGCATTTATAGCATGTTTAATAGCGATTAAAAATCAATACAGACCAGCATATTTTTACTTAGCATCAATGGTTGCTGTTTTTTTTGGTGTGAGTCTTATCAGTTTACGTAATTTTGGTATTCTGCCTGATGTATTTATAACCCGATATGGTTTTCATTTAGGTACCAGCATTGATGTCATCTTGTTGTCGATAGCATTAGGATACCGCTATAACCTCATAAAAGATGAAAATGAAAAGCTTGTGATTTTAAAAAATGAAATTGAAATAGCACAAACAATTTATAACTCTATAGTACAGACTCAGATTCCTCAATTGCCAGATGTTTCAATTGAAGCAGTAATACTACCTGCTGAAGTAATAGGTGGGGACATTGCTGAAATTCAACAAATAGATGAACATAAGGTAGGGATACTTATTGCTGACATCTCCGGGCATGGTATACCTGCTTCTATTGGTGCAGCAATGGTTAAGATGGCATGTGGTAGTGCTAATCAATACGCTGCTTTACCTGATAAGTTTTTACTAGCAATTGAGGAAGCATTATGCAGTAGGATTGGGAATCAGTTTATAACTGCTGCATATGCTGTTATTGATACAAAAGAAATGATTTTAAAAACCAGTAATGCCGGGCATTACGCAACAATACTATGTAAGGGGAATGATTCTATTCTTCAGCTCAGGCCTAAAGGAGGAGCTATTGGTTTTTATCAGAATCCTTTTTTTTCGGTGGAAGAGGAAAAAATTAGCAAAGGCGACAGGATTATATTATTCACTGACGGTATAATTGAATCAAGAAATGCTAAAGGGGAACTGTTTGGTGAAGAACGATTGCTTGAGGTTGTCCGTGAGTCTAAAAAGAAAAACATCTTAGCTTTAAAGAATGAAATAGTAACTGCTGCATACAAATGGATTTACCCCAAGAAAAAATTTGAAGATGATTTTACATTGATAATTGTAGATATACTATAA
- the flgB gene encoding flagellar basal body rod protein FlgB yields MFEYSKMMQTNYLLEKALDVESLRRKVIANNIANVDVPHFKRSEVNFESELKRAIAHNMDPMKNVKALKTDPRHYDFFEPKDITSVQPRVNLDYTTTYRNDGNNVDVEKEMVDAAKNQMRYNAYVTSLNENYKMLKMVMRTV; encoded by the coding sequence ATGTTTGAATACAGCAAAATGATGCAAACCAATTATCTACTTGAAAAGGCGTTAGATGTTGAGTCATTGCGCCGTAAGGTGATAGCCAACAATATTGCTAATGTAGATGTGCCCCATTTTAAGCGCAGTGAGGTTAATTTTGAAAGTGAGTTAAAAAGGGCAATAGCTCATAATATGGATCCAATGAAGAATGTTAAAGCCCTTAAAACTGATCCTCGACATTACGATTTCTTTGAACCAAAAGATATAACCAGCGTACAACCTCGTGTTAATTTAGATTATACAACCACATACCGAAATGATGGCAACAATGTGGATGTAGAAAAAGAGATGGTTGATGCGGCAAAAAATCAAATGAGATATAATGCATACGTAACAAGTTTAAATGAGAATTATAAAATGTTAAAAATGGTAATGAGAACAGTATAG
- a CDS encoding YibE/F family protein: MFYSANPDLPYKDAFKSVLNIGTDILGSMVNTLILAYVGSSLSLILLISMRIQPGMPVWMIFNYNPILSEIVKSIIGSIGMFLCIPITAYISVHLYGKKDGTLR, encoded by the coding sequence ATATTCTATAGCGCTAATCCAGATTTACCGTATAAAGACGCGTTTAAATCTGTTCTGAATATTGGTACAGATATATTAGGATCAATGGTTAATACATTAATACTGGCTTATGTAGGAAGCTCGCTGTCATTAATACTACTTATCTCTATGCGCATACAACCAGGAATGCCTGTATGGATGATATTTAACTACAATCCTATTTTAAGTGAGATAGTTAAATCAATCATAGGTAGTATTGGTATGTTTCTATGTATTCCAATCACTGCATATATTTCAGTACATTTATATGGAAAAAAGGATGGTACCTTGAGATGA
- a CDS encoding MBL fold metallo-hydrolase, whose translation MKITLIDKCKVYACLSGFMPPFQLVVYFYNADGLLIDAGSANILKKASSVLKNETITSVALTHVHEDHTGVAHWVQKEKNIPIYIHKNSIAEASQNSNIPLYRRIVWGNRKGFNAQPIPNVLKTEHYTFDVYDAPGHHPYHIVLHEKNMGWLFTGDLFVNIRQMVAFKDENIKDTVVSLQKLLSLDFDMVFCGHSGVHKNGKEKMKRKMEYFVDIQSKVNTLKEKGYAIEEIDKKLFPKRNLWTIVSGGEWSSLNIIKTVY comes from the coding sequence ATGAAAATTACATTAATTGATAAATGCAAAGTCTATGCTTGTCTATCGGGATTTATGCCACCTTTCCAGCTTGTTGTTTATTTTTATAATGCCGATGGGCTTTTGATTGATGCAGGATCTGCTAATATATTAAAAAAAGCATCATCAGTACTTAAAAATGAAACTATAACTTCTGTGGCTTTGACTCATGTCCATGAGGACCATACCGGAGTAGCTCATTGGGTGCAGAAAGAAAAGAATATTCCCATATATATACACAAAAATTCAATAGCAGAAGCATCACAGAACAGCAATATCCCATTGTATAGAAGGATAGTATGGGGAAATAGAAAAGGATTTAATGCACAGCCCATTCCTAATGTTTTAAAAACAGAACATTATACATTTGATGTGTATGATGCTCCCGGTCATCATCCCTATCATATTGTATTGCATGAAAAGAATATGGGCTGGCTTTTTACTGGTGACCTTTTTGTCAATATACGCCAGATGGTTGCTTTCAAAGATGAAAATATCAAAGATACCGTAGTATCATTACAAAAATTACTCTCTTTAGATTTTGATATGGTATTCTGTGGTCATTCAGGGGTGCATAAAAACGGTAAAGAAAAAATGAAAAGGAAAATGGAGTATTTTGTGGATATTCAGTCAAAAGTAAATACACTAAAAGAAAAAGGGTATGCAATAGAGGAAATAGATAAAAAACTTTTCCCAAAAAGAAACCTATGGACAATAGTGTCAGGAGGGGAGTGGTCATCACTTAATATTATAAAAACAGTATATTAA
- the argB gene encoding acetylglutamate kinase has product MKRYIEKVNTLIESFPYIKEFYGKTIVIKYGGHAMETDEGKRSFAQDMVLLKYVGINPVIVHGGGPQINTLLKQVGVESSFVGGMRVTDAPTMEIVEMVLVGKVNKEIVNYINLAGGKAVGLSGKDGNLFVAQKIYHDVNGQQMDIGQVGTIKQVNPLIIETLDREKFIPVIAPIGCDENGVTYNINADIAAGKLAEALKAEKLILLTDVEGIKIDNALISTLRKEEVNNLIVNNKITGGMIPKVNCCLSALKEGVGKTHIIDGRVEHAVLLEIFTNAGIGTEIV; this is encoded by the coding sequence ATGAAACGATACATTGAAAAAGTTAATACTCTCATTGAATCATTTCCCTATATCAAAGAATTTTATGGCAAAACCATAGTCATAAAATATGGTGGACATGCCATGGAAACTGATGAGGGCAAACGTTCATTTGCACAGGATATGGTTTTGTTAAAATACGTTGGCATTAATCCAGTAATAGTGCATGGCGGTGGACCACAGATAAACACACTCTTAAAACAGGTTGGAGTCGAAAGCTCCTTTGTTGGCGGCATGCGAGTGACTGATGCTCCAACCATGGAAATTGTTGAAATGGTGCTTGTGGGAAAAGTAAATAAAGAGATAGTTAATTATATAAATCTGGCTGGCGGAAAAGCTGTGGGATTATCAGGTAAAGATGGCAATCTTTTTGTTGCCCAGAAGATATATCATGACGTGAATGGACAGCAGATGGACATCGGGCAGGTGGGTACCATTAAGCAGGTTAATCCCCTGATTATTGAAACATTAGACAGAGAAAAATTTATTCCAGTTATTGCACCCATTGGATGCGATGAGAATGGTGTAACCTATAATATCAATGCAGATATTGCAGCCGGCAAACTGGCCGAAGCACTGAAAGCTGAAAAATTAATACTTTTGACTGATGTTGAAGGCATTAAGATTGATAATGCACTTATATCAACACTGCGTAAAGAAGAAGTAAATAATCTCATTGTAAACAACAAAATTACCGGAGGGATGATACCAAAAGTCAATTGTTGCTTAAGCGCATTAAAAGAAGGTGTTGGCAAAACTCACATTATTGATGGCAGAGTTGAGCATGCGGTACTTTTAGAAATATTTACAAATGCAGGCATTGGAACAGAAATAGTATAA
- a CDS encoding DUF2892 domain-containing protein, whose translation MKKNMGTIDRLLRTIIAIVIIVLYFTGQITGTAAIILGILAVVFLLTSAVSFCPLYVPLKINTKKQ comes from the coding sequence ATGAAAAAAAATATGGGTACAATTGACAGATTATTACGAACCATAATTGCCATAGTAATCATTGTGCTTTACTTTACCGGGCAAATTACAGGCACTGCAGCCATTATACTAGGTATCCTTGCCGTGGTTTTTTTATTAACCAGCGCAGTAAGCTTTTGCCCTTTATATGTCCCACTGAAGATTAATACTAAAAAACAATAG
- a CDS encoding YtfJ family protein — protein MKFLRRSPIVAIIVTMALCLGIAVAYALTVGQTVQNIELRDAENNPTMIPLLGTKLVSIFYNDADAADLNDPLADALKAKNFPKEKYEGMGIANLKDSKAPNFIIRKIIQGKIKKYNSTILTDPDLILAKAWNLGDCNNTSVVIFIGKDMKVKYVHKGAVRGEEINKVVKMVEDLIK, from the coding sequence ATGAAGTTTTTAAGAAGGTCGCCAATAGTTGCTATTATAGTGACAATGGCACTATGTTTAGGGATTGCGGTTGCATATGCATTAACAGTTGGACAGACAGTTCAGAATATTGAACTGAGAGATGCTGAAAACAACCCTACCATGATACCATTATTGGGAACAAAATTAGTATCAATCTTTTATAATGATGCTGACGCTGCTGATCTTAATGATCCACTGGCAGATGCATTAAAGGCAAAGAATTTCCCAAAAGAAAAGTATGAAGGTATGGGAATAGCAAATTTGAAAGATTCCAAGGCACCTAACTTTATAATCAGAAAAATAATACAGGGTAAAATCAAAAAGTACAATTCAACCATATTAACAGATCCTGATCTTATCCTGGCCAAAGCCTGGAATCTTGGAGATTGCAATAATACATCCGTAGTAATCTTCATTGGCAAGGATATGAAGGTTAAATATGTCCATAAAGGAGCAGTACGTGGAGAAGAAATTAACAAAGTCGTAAAGATGGTAGAGGATTTAATCAAATAG
- a CDS encoding SagB/ThcOx family dehydrogenase, with amino-acid sequence MNRDIINLPQPSFDGEMSVETALVRRRSVRSFSNTMLTLQELSQILWAANGISQGSYRTVPSAGATYPLNCYAIIGDVEKLEKGVYWYSVKNHGLQRMMPYDLRSALCRAALHQTFIEEAPLVIVITAVYERTTGRYGNRGIQYVHMEAGHAGHNISLQAVALGLGCVMVGAFHDDMVKDILSLEKGEEPLYIIPVGKPE; translated from the coding sequence ATGAATAGAGATATCATTAACCTTCCACAACCGTCATTTGATGGTGAAATGTCGGTGGAAACAGCGCTTGTTAGGCGCCGTTCGGTGCGAAGCTTTTCTAATACTATGCTCACTTTACAGGAACTATCGCAAATACTGTGGGCTGCCAATGGTATATCACAGGGTAGCTATCGTACTGTCCCATCGGCAGGTGCAACCTATCCCTTAAACTGCTATGCGATAATTGGAGATGTAGAAAAATTAGAAAAAGGTGTGTATTGGTATAGTGTAAAAAACCATGGATTACAACGCATGATGCCGTATGATTTGCGCAGTGCTCTGTGCAGGGCAGCTTTGCATCAAACGTTTATTGAAGAGGCACCATTGGTTATTGTAATAACTGCTGTCTATGAACGAACTACCGGGCGTTATGGAAATCGAGGTATACAGTATGTACATATGGAGGCAGGACATGCGGGACACAATATTAGTTTACAGGCTGTTGCATTGGGATTGGGCTGCGTCATGGTTGGGGCTTTTCATGATGACATGGTTAAAGATATATTGTCATTAGAAAAAGGTGAAGAGCCACTCTATATTATTCCCGTTGGAAAACCTGAATAA
- a CDS encoding long-chain fatty acid--CoA ligase: MIHKWYIKQLTFPELLNRNAIRFGTRRAQWWKTGPNTTTSITYAELGIIVKQLTAGLMSLGVEKGDRVAIASHTAPQWLWADYSILCAGGITVCVYPTLSAKEMSFIINDSGSKILYVQDEEILSRALSAIQEMPTLEKIIILKDEYKGNDSRIITLQQVRDLGIKLLAEDKLAYERRWRSVNILDPMTIVYTSGTTGRQKGAVHTHFSINAACCRDLRIVPEYREDDVLLSFLPLAHTYERECGHGTAMMAAATIAYSSPMTLVEDLQIFRPTVFMSVPRIYERIFMAMRDMAAKSPIKKKIFDFAIKTGLQLTEARADENGFVDMSEGIDFTEGVGRWLAFKYKLVDKLVFSKVREKLGGRFRFAFSAAGSLPADLCKVFMAMGVRIYEGYGATETCNTVNLNLPHKVLPGYVGPVCNGVEGRVASDGEWQVRGDNIFLNYWNNPEATKEAFTEDGFYKTGDVVQMGPDGYIKIVDRKKGIMVLDTGKNVPAAKIESLFSVSRYVDIVFPIADDRPFVGALVVPKFDVFIEMFDKEGIPYDKSKLVFFGEGAARMCVGVGEDFIENEKLKKLVDEDIQLANRELEEYERVKKYVIINRKFTEATGEMTPTLKVKRNIIMKNFEKEINELFKK; the protein is encoded by the coding sequence ATGATACATAAGTGGTATATAAAACAACTGACATTCCCTGAATTGCTGAACAGGAATGCAATACGGTTTGGTACCCGGCGTGCACAATGGTGGAAAACTGGTCCAAACACTACAACATCCATAACCTACGCAGAGTTAGGAATTATAGTAAAACAGTTAACTGCTGGCCTTATGAGCTTAGGAGTTGAAAAAGGTGATCGCGTTGCAATAGCTTCTCATACAGCGCCACAGTGGTTATGGGCTGATTATTCAATACTATGCGCTGGTGGCATTACGGTGTGTGTATATCCAACACTTTCAGCAAAAGAAATGAGTTTTATTATCAATGATTCCGGATCTAAAATTTTATATGTGCAGGATGAAGAAATTTTATCACGAGCTCTGAGTGCAATACAGGAAATGCCAACACTGGAAAAAATCATCATACTGAAAGATGAGTACAAAGGCAATGATTCACGTATTATAACGCTACAACAGGTAAGGGATTTAGGAATTAAACTGTTGGCTGAAGATAAGCTTGCGTATGAGCGACGATGGAGATCGGTTAACATACTTGACCCAATGACTATTGTGTATACATCAGGCACCACTGGAAGGCAAAAAGGTGCTGTACACACTCATTTCAGTATCAATGCAGCATGCTGCAGGGATTTGCGTATTGTTCCGGAATATCGTGAAGATGATGTGTTACTTTCATTTTTACCACTTGCGCATACGTATGAAAGAGAATGTGGTCACGGTACCGCTATGATGGCTGCTGCAACCATTGCATACTCGTCGCCAATGACGTTGGTTGAAGATTTACAAATTTTCAGGCCAACGGTTTTTATGTCGGTTCCAAGAATATATGAGCGCATTTTTATGGCAATGCGTGATATGGCAGCAAAATCACCAATCAAGAAGAAAATCTTTGATTTTGCAATTAAAACCGGATTACAACTCACAGAAGCCCGTGCAGATGAAAATGGATTTGTTGATATGTCCGAAGGAATTGATTTTACAGAAGGTGTTGGCAGGTGGCTGGCATTTAAATACAAATTGGTTGATAAGCTTGTCTTCAGCAAGGTACGTGAAAAATTGGGCGGCAGATTCAGATTTGCATTTTCAGCAGCGGGTAGCTTGCCTGCAGATTTATGCAAGGTATTTATGGCCATGGGGGTCAGGATTTATGAAGGGTATGGTGCTACTGAAACCTGTAATACTGTTAATCTGAACCTGCCACATAAAGTGTTGCCTGGCTATGTAGGGCCGGTGTGCAATGGTGTAGAAGGGCGTGTGGCAAGTGATGGCGAATGGCAGGTGCGTGGTGACAATATATTCCTGAATTACTGGAATAATCCTGAAGCAACAAAAGAGGCTTTTACTGAAGATGGTTTTTATAAAACCGGTGATGTAGTTCAGATGGGGCCTGATGGATATATCAAAATTGTAGACAGGAAAAAAGGGATAATGGTTCTGGATACTGGTAAAAACGTCCCTGCTGCAAAGATAGAAAGTTTATTTTCTGTATCACGATATGTTGATATTGTATTCCCAATAGCTGATGACAGGCCATTTGTTGGCGCGCTGGTTGTTCCTAAATTTGATGTTTTTATTGAAATGTTTGATAAAGAAGGAATACCATACGATAAATCAAAACTGGTATTCTTTGGCGAGGGTGCGGCCAGGATGTGTGTTGGTGTTGGGGAGGATTTTATTGAGAATGAAAAGCTGAAAAAATTGGTTGATGAGGATATCCAGTTAGCAAACAGGGAACTTGAAGAGTATGAAAGAGTAAAAAAATATGTGATAATAAACAGGAAGTTTACTGAGGCAACCGGGGAAATGACTCCAACTCTTAAGGTCAAGCGTAATATCATCATGAAAAATTTTGAAAAAGAAATTAACGAGTTGTTTAAAAAGTAG
- a CDS encoding class I SAM-dependent methyltransferase: protein MTHKYDPTHAHHLDSLFRRLMYPPVKILKHIGLQPDDIFCDIGAGTGFFSIPASGLLPKGKVIAVDIQPAMIQLLSQKIMDLHINNIETVVSTENDLLLPQESITFAFMSFVLHEVENKEQMLCTIYNALRSDGKIAIIEFSKKALFGPPKHERISENEIKKLLENAGFNDISLEKYNFFAYLAKARKL, encoded by the coding sequence ATGACACATAAATATGATCCCACACATGCCCATCATCTTGACAGTCTTTTCAGGCGGTTGATGTATCCACCAGTCAAAATTCTTAAGCACATTGGATTGCAACCTGATGACATTTTCTGTGATATTGGTGCTGGCACAGGATTTTTCTCCATACCTGCGTCAGGATTACTTCCAAAAGGTAAAGTTATTGCAGTTGACATCCAGCCAGCCATGATTCAGTTACTATCGCAAAAAATAATGGATTTGCACATTAATAACATTGAGACTGTAGTTTCCACTGAAAATGATCTATTGCTTCCACAAGAATCTATCACTTTTGCATTTATGAGCTTTGTGTTACATGAAGTTGAAAACAAAGAGCAGATGCTTTGTACTATTTATAATGCATTGCGCTCTGATGGGAAAATTGCAATCATAGAATTTTCTAAAAAAGCACTTTTTGGCCCACCCAAACATGAACGTATTTCTGAAAATGAAATAAAGAAATTACTTGAAAACGCAGGATTCAATGATATTTCTTTGGAGAAATATAATTTTTTTGCTTACCTGGCAAAAGCAAGAAAATTGTGA
- the flgC gene encoding flagellar basal body rod protein FlgC translates to MGMFDSFNIASTGLTAQRLRMDVISNNIANATTTRTPEGGPYKRKRVIFAPVNIRPFYKSPLVPKRIDHGEPKGVRVVKIEDDNSEFRLVYDPSHPDAIKTGPKQGYVEMPNVNVVMEMTDLISASRSYEANVMMINNAKSMFSKALEIGRGGV, encoded by the coding sequence ATGGGAATGTTTGATAGCTTCAACATAGCATCTACCGGATTAACCGCTCAGCGATTGCGGATGGATGTTATCAGCAATAATATTGCCAATGCAACAACCACACGCACACCTGAAGGTGGACCGTATAAACGCAAACGGGTGATATTTGCACCAGTCAATATAAGGCCATTTTATAAATCCCCATTGGTTCCCAAACGTATAGATCATGGTGAGCCAAAAGGCGTACGGGTTGTAAAGATAGAAGATGATAATTCAGAATTCAGGCTTGTATATGACCCGTCACATCCCGATGCAATTAAAACAGGACCAAAGCAGGGATATGTTGAAATGCCAAACGTAAACGTGGTTATGGAAATGACTGATTTAATATCTGCATCACGTTCGTATGAAGCCAATGTAATGATGATTAACAATGCCAAATCGATGTTTTCAAAGGCACTGGAAATTGGCAGAGGTGGCGTATAA
- a CDS encoding DNA lyase has protein sequence MENCDIQTLHQLCYQLEFQIQLRLNSFKRLWHETPAHYLLLELVFCLLTPQSNAILCWEKALALFNSGKLFTATTQELSVIIHPVRFKNNKAKYIKKAVNVFGDSSLKEFLQGNDIYTIRDKLVATIDGIGYKEASHFLRNIGIGLELAILDRHILRCLKDFHVIDTIPNILTPQRYKEIEHGMQDFCKSINIPISHLDFIFWFIKKKSLFK, from the coding sequence ATGGAAAATTGTGACATTCAAACACTTCATCAACTTTGCTATCAATTGGAATTTCAGATTCAACTACGCCTTAATTCTTTCAAGCGACTGTGGCATGAAACACCTGCTCACTATCTTTTGCTTGAACTGGTATTCTGTCTTCTTACTCCACAGAGCAATGCCATCCTGTGCTGGGAAAAGGCATTAGCGTTATTTAATTCAGGAAAACTTTTTACCGCCACAACTCAGGAACTGAGTGTCATTATACACCCTGTGCGCTTTAAAAATAATAAAGCCAAATACATTAAAAAAGCTGTTAATGTATTTGGCGATAGTTCATTAAAAGAATTTCTGCAGGGGAATGACATTTACACAATAAGGGATAAGCTGGTTGCCACTATTGACGGTATTGGCTATAAGGAAGCCAGCCATTTTTTACGAAATATTGGCATTGGACTGGAGCTTGCAATCCTTGACAGGCATATTTTACGATGCCTTAAGGATTTTCACGTTATTGATACAATTCCCAACATTCTGACACCACAACGCTATAAAGAAATAGAACATGGAATGCAGGATTTTTGTAAAAGTATTAACATTCCAATATCACACTTAGATTTTATTTTCTGGTTTATTAAGAAGAAATCTTTATTTAAATAA